One genomic region from Bombyx mori chromosome 6, ASM3026992v2 encodes:
- the LOC134199099 gene encoding uncharacterized protein LOC134199099: protein MEKKTFINLFLLMIGCVSKADFQADYFFRSLGTIKLPDCRNAIYDSECRSKCSGTIVCIVKAGCHCKPEVIPFVSDYYNDVDKVQDEFDYRLPAVLQIKVPNDEVQTERPNLRHHIAHFCPNLDVARDCIKHCMNTGKPAFCGKDHQCYCGHKGRDKDKSINATEVYSQFQDLYAKYFGADNSAND, encoded by the exons atggaaaagaaaacctttattaatttattcttattGATGATTGGATGCGTTTCAA AAGCGGATTTCCAAGCCGACTATTTCTTTCGTAGTCTAGGTACTATAAAATTACCAGATTGTAGAAATGCCATATATGACTCCGAATGTCGGTCAAAATGCTCCGGTACTATCGTTTGTATAGTAAAAGCAGGCTGCCATTGTAAACCTGAAGTAATACCATTCG TGTCCGATTATTATAATGACGTCGACAAAGTACAAGATGAATTCGACTATAGACTACCTGCAG TTCTACAGATAAAAGTACCAAACGATGAAGTACAAACTGAGCGCCCGAATCTACGCCATCACATAGCACATTTTTGTCCGAACCTCGACGTAGCAAGAGATTGCATCAAGCATTGTATGAATACAGGGAAGCCGGCTTTCTGCGGTAAAGACCACCAATGCTATTGTGGTCATAAGGGTCGTGACAAAGATAAAAGCATCAACGCTACTGAAGTTTATTCGCAATTTCAGGACTTGTATGCTAAATACTTCGGGGCTGATAATTCTGCAAatgattaa